One genomic window of Polyangium aurulentum includes the following:
- a CDS encoding cell division protein FtsL, which produces MKQRPFLALWALAVFASVAAFALHLGLRGKIVDHGYKLGRARAEQARLREVKRVLSLEAASYETPQRVEMVARTLLGMTPPPPERVIPVRAPVAIQDDPAESASGNEDTMGAAPAGAP; this is translated from the coding sequence GTGAAGCAGCGTCCGTTCCTCGCCCTCTGGGCGCTCGCGGTGTTCGCGTCGGTGGCGGCGTTCGCGCTGCACCTCGGGCTCCGCGGCAAGATCGTCGATCACGGCTACAAGCTCGGTCGCGCTCGCGCGGAGCAGGCGCGGCTGCGCGAGGTCAAGCGCGTCTTGTCGCTCGAGGCCGCGAGCTACGAGACACCGCAGCGCGTCGAGATGGTCGCGCGCACGCTCCTCGGCATGACGCCGCCGCCGCCCGAGCGGGTGATTCCGGTGCGCGCGCCGGTGGCGATCCAGGACGATCCGGCCGAGAGCGCGTCGGGCAACGAGGACACGATGGGCGCGGCCCCGGCAGGTGCGCCTTGA
- a CDS encoding UDP-N-acetylmuramoyl-tripeptide--D-alanyl-D-alanine ligase, with amino-acid sequence MGTPIPQNRAYFQAGELLIATEGELVDGSVFMMGPLSGVSTDTRTLEPGALFVALRGETFDGHDHLQAAAKAGARAALVERDVQAPEGLYLIRVRSTLDALGRLAKKHVANWRARGGERRIVGVTGSAGKTTTRVAISALLEQLRPGEVLATRGNLNNRVGLPMVLLGLEEKHRLAVVEMGMNQPGEIEALASVAEADAGVVTLVAAAHVEGVGSIEGVAHEKGALFRALSPEGIAIANGDDPRVSAEMERSPARRRLRYGTAEGADIRVVERKPEGLTLSRVTLERPDRSRIGFDTPLIGEAGALACAAAVAVAESLLGVRVSGEMAEAAFARADVGGGGGRLVPRLLGGDVAVIDDSYNANPASSCASIRTAAELARASGRRLVLVLGAMFELGHESERGHDEVGRAAAASGAAEVFAVHGDARRISDLASASGLTARFYATSAEAAPAVVASVRPGDLLLVKGSRGVGTERIVRALVEARGAEGAEVAS; translated from the coding sequence ATGGGCACGCCGATCCCGCAGAACCGCGCCTACTTCCAGGCGGGTGAGCTGCTCATCGCGACCGAGGGCGAGCTCGTCGACGGCAGCGTCTTCATGATGGGCCCGCTGTCGGGCGTGTCGACGGACACGCGCACGCTCGAGCCCGGCGCGCTCTTCGTCGCGCTCCGGGGCGAGACCTTCGACGGACACGATCACCTGCAAGCGGCCGCGAAGGCGGGCGCGAGGGCGGCGCTGGTGGAGCGCGACGTGCAGGCGCCCGAGGGGCTCTACCTCATCCGCGTGCGCTCGACGCTCGACGCGCTCGGGCGCCTGGCGAAGAAGCACGTGGCCAACTGGCGCGCGCGTGGCGGCGAGCGGCGCATCGTGGGCGTGACGGGCTCGGCCGGGAAGACCACGACGCGCGTGGCGATCAGCGCGCTGCTCGAGCAGCTTCGGCCGGGCGAGGTCCTCGCGACGCGCGGCAACCTCAACAACCGCGTGGGCCTGCCGATGGTGCTCCTCGGGCTCGAGGAGAAACATCGGCTCGCGGTGGTGGAGATGGGCATGAACCAGCCGGGCGAGATCGAGGCGCTCGCGAGCGTCGCGGAGGCCGACGCGGGCGTGGTGACGCTCGTCGCCGCCGCGCACGTCGAGGGCGTGGGCTCGATCGAGGGCGTCGCGCACGAGAAGGGCGCGCTCTTCCGGGCGTTGTCGCCCGAGGGGATCGCCATCGCGAACGGCGACGATCCGCGCGTCTCCGCCGAGATGGAGCGCTCGCCTGCGCGTCGCCGCCTCCGCTACGGCACGGCCGAGGGCGCCGACATCCGGGTCGTCGAGCGCAAGCCCGAGGGGCTCACGCTCTCCCGCGTGACGCTCGAGCGTCCCGACCGCTCGCGGATCGGGTTCGATACGCCGCTCATCGGCGAGGCTGGCGCGCTCGCGTGCGCGGCGGCGGTGGCCGTCGCCGAGAGCCTGCTCGGCGTGCGCGTCTCCGGCGAGATGGCCGAGGCCGCGTTCGCGCGTGCCGATGTCGGTGGGGGAGGGGGCCGGCTCGTGCCGCGCCTGCTCGGCGGCGACGTGGCCGTCATCGACGACAGCTACAACGCCAACCCCGCCTCGAGCTGCGCGTCCATCCGCACCGCGGCCGAGCTTGCGCGCGCGAGCGGCAGGCGCCTCGTGCTCGTGCTCGGCGCCATGTTCGAACTCGGCCACGAGAGCGAGCGCGGCCACGACGAGGTCGGGCGCGCAGCCGCAGCGAGCGGCGCGGCCGAGGTGTTCGCGGTGCACGGCGACGCGCGTCGGATCTCCGATCTCGCCTCCGCGTCCGGCCTGACCGCGCGGTTTTACGCGACGAGCGCCGAGGCGGCGCCTGCCGTGGTCGCGTCGGTTCGTCCTGGCGATCTGTTGCTGGTCAAAGGATCTCGCGGGGTCGGCACCGAGCGCATCGTGCGTGCGCTCGTCGAGGCTCGCGGTGCCGAGGGGGCGGAGGTGGCGTCGTGA
- the mraY gene encoding phospho-N-acetylmuramoyl-pentapeptide-transferase — protein MIYELFYPLKNHYSWLSWLNVLRYIPFRTIMATITAMMLTFVLAPWFIRELKRKQIGQVVRKEGPETHKVKAGTPTMGGALILLSLLLPTALWADLRNPFVLATTAVTAGYGVIGYLDDYLKIKRKNTGGLPGRYKLIGQTLIGGAAVSYTFFFTSNLSDWAEIKTRLALPFAAFSKHAIELPLWFYIPFAVFVVVAWSNAVNLTDGLDGLAIGPVMINAGTYLIWSYVAGATIASFSLATYLDIPRIASAGELAVYCGSVIGAGIGFLWYNTYPAQVFMGDVGALALGGGLGMLAVFTKNELLSVLLGGVFFVETISVMVQVTSFKLTGKRVFLMAPIHHHYEKKGWAEPKIIVRFWIISVLLALVSLASMKLR, from the coding sequence GTGATCTACGAGCTCTTCTATCCGCTCAAGAACCACTACAGCTGGCTGTCCTGGCTCAACGTCCTCCGGTACATCCCCTTCCGGACCATCATGGCGACCATCACGGCCATGATGCTCACGTTCGTGCTCGCGCCGTGGTTCATCCGCGAGCTGAAGCGCAAGCAGATCGGGCAGGTCGTCCGCAAGGAGGGCCCGGAGACGCACAAGGTCAAGGCCGGCACGCCGACCATGGGCGGCGCGCTCATCCTGCTCTCGCTGCTCCTGCCCACGGCGCTCTGGGCCGACCTGCGCAACCCCTTCGTGCTCGCCACGACCGCGGTCACCGCGGGCTACGGCGTCATCGGGTATCTCGACGACTACCTCAAGATCAAGCGCAAGAACACGGGCGGTTTGCCGGGGCGCTACAAGCTCATCGGGCAGACGCTCATCGGCGGCGCGGCGGTCTCGTACACGTTCTTCTTCACCTCGAACCTGAGCGACTGGGCCGAGATCAAGACACGGCTCGCGCTGCCGTTCGCGGCGTTCTCAAAGCACGCGATCGAGCTGCCGCTCTGGTTCTACATCCCCTTCGCGGTCTTCGTCGTCGTCGCCTGGTCGAACGCGGTGAACCTGACCGACGGCCTCGATGGCCTCGCGATAGGTCCGGTGATGATCAACGCCGGCACCTACCTCATCTGGTCGTACGTCGCGGGCGCGACCATCGCGAGCTTCTCGCTCGCGACCTACCTCGACATTCCCCGCATCGCCTCTGCCGGCGAGCTCGCGGTCTACTGCGGCTCGGTCATCGGCGCGGGCATCGGGTTCCTTTGGTACAACACGTACCCAGCCCAGGTTTTCATGGGCGACGTCGGCGCGCTCGCGCTCGGCGGCGGGCTCGGCATGCTCGCCGTGTTCACGAAGAACGAGCTGCTCAGCGTGCTGCTCGGGGGCGTCTTCTTCGTCGAGACCATCAGCGTCATGGTCCAGGTCACCTCGTTCAAGTTGACCGGCAAGCGCGTGTTCTTGATGGCCCCGATCCACCACCACTACGAGAAGAAGGGCTGGGCGGAGCCGAAGATCATCGTCCGGTTCTGGATCATCTCCGTCCTTCTGGCGCTGGTGTCCCTGGCGTCGATGAAGCTCAGGTGA
- a CDS encoding penicillin-binding protein, translated as MKNLDPKRARWIRIRMGILCGMMGLGLGVIVSGAHRIQVEDGSDWYELAERQRQRRLHVTPKRGTIYDRNGAPLAESVEVPSISMDAVEMLRGIEEQYLPMRIQQYAERIGQALNLPPQDVAEKIGRKRRFVWLKRRVSETEVAAVRALGDKNQRYPLRGLQIEGEGHRFYPNRELGGPLVGFVSPDGEGREGLELSLDTELRGRSSEVRGLRDRSGRLIFSEGIEDEAALAGHNVYLTIDKGIQFTAERELESAMKTYEAVGGSVIVADPSTGEILAMASAPGYNPNDYSTASPDARRNRAIVDRFEPGSTMKVFSIGTALAAKAVSPTANIYCEEGNMAIDNVVIHDTHPAKWLTVTQILSLSSNIGTAKIALGLGEQKLYEGFRRFGFGDTTGLPFPGESMGVLRPRGKSWVQVETANASFGQGISVTALQLTMAMVAVANGGKLLEPVLIKRITDGGGTALSEASTHVRREAIAPSVAKLMSEMLVAVTEGEGTGVEAAIPGFRVAGKTGTAQKFDPVTGRYTDTHYVASFVGFVPAEKPRLVISVVLDEPLGGTYGGGSVAAPVFRRIGEMALRYLGVTPRGSVPMKLTDISERAKEGDPATNTYQVLTEAKAAVSPMTAGVVTPSAPMKTGETRVPDLTGQPVREAIRAIVGAGLVPQVEGTGRLSKQEPPAGAVLPKGASVKLHFEPSS; from the coding sequence TTGAAGAACCTCGATCCGAAGCGCGCGCGCTGGATCCGCATCCGGATGGGCATCCTCTGCGGGATGATGGGCCTCGGGCTCGGGGTCATCGTCTCGGGGGCGCACCGCATCCAGGTGGAGGACGGCTCGGACTGGTACGAGCTGGCCGAGCGCCAGCGCCAGCGCCGCCTGCACGTCACGCCCAAGCGCGGCACGATCTACGACCGCAACGGCGCCCCGCTCGCCGAGAGCGTCGAGGTGCCGAGCATCTCGATGGACGCGGTCGAGATGCTCCGCGGCATCGAGGAGCAGTACCTGCCGATGCGCATCCAGCAGTACGCCGAGCGCATCGGCCAGGCGTTGAACCTGCCCCCGCAGGACGTCGCGGAGAAGATCGGCCGCAAGCGCCGCTTCGTGTGGCTCAAGCGCCGCGTGAGCGAGACCGAGGTCGCCGCCGTGCGCGCGCTCGGCGACAAGAACCAGCGCTACCCCTTGCGCGGCCTCCAGATCGAGGGCGAGGGCCACAGGTTTTACCCGAACCGCGAGCTCGGCGGTCCGCTCGTCGGGTTCGTCTCTCCGGACGGCGAGGGGCGCGAGGGGCTCGAGCTTTCGCTCGACACCGAGCTGCGGGGCCGAAGCTCCGAGGTGCGCGGTCTGCGCGATCGATCGGGGCGCCTGATCTTCTCCGAGGGCATCGAGGACGAGGCGGCGCTCGCTGGCCACAACGTCTACCTGACCATCGACAAGGGCATTCAGTTCACGGCCGAGCGCGAGCTCGAGTCCGCGATGAAGACCTACGAGGCCGTGGGTGGCTCGGTGATCGTGGCCGACCCGTCGACGGGCGAGATCCTCGCGATGGCGAGCGCGCCTGGGTACAACCCGAACGACTACTCGACGGCGTCGCCCGATGCGCGACGCAACCGCGCGATCGTCGATCGCTTCGAGCCCGGCTCGACGATGAAGGTCTTCTCCATCGGGACCGCGCTCGCCGCCAAGGCCGTCTCCCCGACCGCGAACATCTACTGCGAGGAGGGGAACATGGCGATCGACAACGTCGTCATCCACGACACCCACCCCGCGAAGTGGCTGACGGTGACGCAGATCCTGAGCCTGTCGTCGAACATCGGCACGGCGAAGATCGCGCTCGGGCTCGGCGAGCAGAAGCTCTACGAGGGCTTCCGGCGCTTCGGCTTCGGCGACACGACGGGCCTGCCGTTCCCGGGCGAATCGATGGGCGTTCTGCGTCCTCGCGGCAAGTCGTGGGTGCAGGTGGAGACGGCGAACGCGTCGTTCGGTCAGGGCATCAGCGTGACCGCGCTGCAGCTCACGATGGCGATGGTCGCGGTGGCGAACGGCGGCAAGCTGCTCGAGCCCGTGCTCATCAAGCGCATCACCGACGGCGGGGGCACGGCGCTGTCGGAGGCGTCGACGCACGTGCGGCGCGAGGCGATCGCGCCGTCGGTCGCGAAGCTCATGTCGGAGATGCTCGTCGCCGTCACCGAGGGCGAGGGCACGGGCGTCGAGGCTGCGATTCCAGGCTTCCGCGTGGCCGGGAAGACCGGGACGGCGCAGAAGTTCGACCCTGTGACGGGCAGGTACACGGACACGCACTACGTCGCCTCGTTCGTCGGGTTCGTCCCGGCGGAGAAGCCGCGGCTCGTGATCTCGGTGGTGCTCGACGAGCCGCTGGGCGGCACGTACGGCGGTGGATCGGTCGCGGCGCCCGTGTTCCGGCGCATCGGCGAGATGGCGCTGCGTTACCTCGGTGTCACACCTCGCGGCAGCGTTCCCATGAAGCTGACCGACATCTCCGAGCGCGCAAAAGAAGGCGATCCCGCGACGAACACCTACCAGGTGCTGACCGAGGCGAAGGCCGCGGTCTCGCCGATGACGGCGGGCGTCGTGACGCCGTCGGCGCCGATGAAGACCGGCGAGACGCGCGTGCCCGACCTGACCGGGCAGCCCGTGCGCGAGGCGATCCGCGCGATCGTCGGCGCGGGCCTCGTGCCGCAGGTGGAGGGCACGGGCCGCCTCTCCAAGCAGGAGCCACCCGCGGGCGCGGTGCTGCCCAAGGGCGCGAGCGTGAAGCTGCACTTCGAGCCTTCGTCATGA
- the mraZ gene encoding division/cell wall cluster transcriptional repressor MraZ → MFRGHFEHAIDAKGRTSLPARFRDVLSAANDLRMIITPALFDPCLHFYPMRAWEELEAKIAALPQFDPNVVAFRRRYVSAAVECELDKQGRILIPPSLREHADLEKDVLWAGMGQTAELWSKARWKQAQQMNDAELASFKAAIAEQFRL, encoded by the coding sequence ATGTTTCGCGGTCATTTCGAGCACGCGATCGACGCGAAGGGGCGCACCAGCCTGCCCGCGCGCTTTCGTGACGTGCTCTCGGCCGCCAACGACCTGCGCATGATCATCACCCCCGCCCTCTTCGACCCCTGCCTGCACTTCTACCCGATGCGGGCCTGGGAAGAGCTCGAGGCCAAGATCGCCGCGCTGCCGCAGTTCGATCCCAACGTCGTCGCCTTCCGCCGCCGCTACGTCTCGGCCGCCGTCGAGTGCGAGCTGGACAAACAGGGCCGCATCCTCATCCCGCCTTCGCTGCGCGAGCACGCCGACCTCGAGAAGGACGTGCTCTGGGCCGGCATGGGCCAGACGGCCGAGCTGTGGTCGAAGGCGCGCTGGAAGCAGGCTCAGCAGATGAACGACGCCGAGCTCGCGAGCTTCAAGGCCGCGATCGCGGAGCAGTTCCGCCTATGA
- the murD gene encoding UDP-N-acetylmuramoyl-L-alanine--D-glutamate ligase: MQLAGRNVLVIGLGLSGVAAALLALRCGARVVANDASPRERLSPEAIGLEAAGVRVVAGGHDGALFSGTDLVVLSPGVPSFQALEAFEAAGGEVIGELELASRFVTAPIALIGGTNGKSTTTALVHAMLEAEGLRTFIGGNFGTPLAEAVGQPFDALVLEISSFQAERVPTLHARTHALLNITEDHLDRYPSFEAYANAKGNPFERMTADDTAVIPFGDPIVLRQAARGKARQVTFSAEDPRADISVEGSDIVDLITGERYPLSLLRIKGTHNVANACAAIATASAMGAKPGSIWKALATFSGLGHRTVLVAEIEGVRYYDDSKGTNVGASVAALRGLVEPKAVLIAGGRDKLGAYAPLVDALRDKGRALVLIGEAADRIAATAHGVVPIRRAASMEEAVQIARGLARPGDAVLLSPACSSLDMFRDYKDRGDVFARAVLAMQQEEKP; encoded by the coding sequence ATGCAGCTCGCTGGTCGCAATGTCCTCGTGATCGGGCTCGGGCTCAGCGGCGTCGCCGCCGCGCTGCTCGCCCTGCGCTGCGGTGCGCGCGTCGTCGCGAACGACGCTTCGCCGCGCGAGCGCCTGTCGCCGGAGGCGATCGGCCTTGAAGCCGCTGGCGTGCGCGTCGTCGCGGGTGGCCATGATGGCGCGCTCTTTTCGGGCACGGACCTCGTCGTGCTGTCGCCCGGCGTCCCCTCGTTCCAGGCCCTCGAGGCCTTCGAGGCGGCGGGCGGCGAGGTCATCGGCGAGCTCGAGCTCGCCTCGCGCTTCGTCACGGCGCCCATCGCGCTCATCGGCGGCACGAACGGCAAGAGCACGACGACGGCGCTCGTCCACGCGATGCTCGAGGCCGAGGGCCTGCGCACCTTCATCGGCGGCAACTTCGGCACCCCGCTCGCGGAGGCCGTGGGCCAGCCGTTCGACGCGCTCGTGCTCGAGATCTCGAGCTTCCAGGCCGAGCGCGTGCCCACCTTGCACGCCCGCACGCACGCGCTGCTCAACATCACCGAGGACCACCTCGACCGCTACCCGAGCTTCGAGGCGTACGCGAACGCCAAGGGCAACCCCTTCGAGCGCATGACGGCCGACGACACGGCCGTGATCCCGTTCGGCGATCCGATCGTCCTGCGCCAGGCCGCGCGCGGCAAGGCTCGCCAGGTGACGTTCAGCGCCGAGGATCCGCGCGCCGACATCAGCGTCGAGGGCTCGGACATCGTCGACCTCATCACGGGCGAGCGCTACCCGCTCTCGCTGCTCCGCATCAAGGGCACGCACAACGTCGCGAACGCGTGCGCCGCCATCGCCACCGCTTCTGCGATGGGCGCAAAGCCCGGGTCGATCTGGAAGGCGCTCGCGACCTTCTCGGGCCTCGGCCATCGCACGGTGCTCGTCGCCGAGATCGAGGGCGTCCGCTACTACGACGACTCGAAGGGCACCAACGTCGGCGCCTCGGTCGCGGCGCTCCGCGGCCTCGTCGAGCCCAAGGCCGTCCTCATCGCCGGCGGTCGCGACAAGCTCGGCGCGTACGCACCCCTGGTCGACGCGCTCCGCGACAAGGGCCGCGCCCTCGTGCTCATCGGCGAGGCGGCTGATCGCATCGCGGCGACGGCGCACGGCGTCGTGCCCATCCGGCGCGCCGCCTCGATGGAAGAGGCCGTCCAGATCGCGCGTGGCCTCGCCA
- the rsmH gene encoding 16S rRNA (cytosine(1402)-N(4))-methyltransferase RsmH — MNVVNVVPMMRPQDPPPPKKEPHVTVLRREVVSALAPRPDGLYVDATLGAGGHAEAILDEAPGCRLIGLDRDQRALELARARLARFGDRVTFVHARFAEVEEQLGRLGVRSVDGLVADIGVSSMQLEDPARGMSFRAEGPLDMRMDEASGETALELIERLDDDELANVIYHYGEERRSRRVARCIKQALEQGELKTTLDLRRAVVRAVGPARVGGVDPATRTFQALRVAVNGELSELEALIEAAPRVIAPGGVIAIISFHSLEDRIVKHALRGSDVWSPLTKKPVVPSEEEVEENPRARSAKLRAARRVEAEEASA; from the coding sequence ATGAACGTGGTGAACGTCGTCCCCATGATGCGCCCTCAAGACCCGCCCCCGCCCAAGAAGGAGCCGCACGTCACCGTGCTGCGCCGCGAGGTGGTCTCTGCCCTCGCGCCGCGCCCGGACGGCCTCTACGTCGATGCCACCCTGGGCGCCGGCGGCCACGCCGAGGCGATCCTCGACGAGGCCCCGGGCTGCCGGCTCATCGGCCTCGATCGCGACCAGCGCGCCCTCGAGCTCGCCCGCGCCCGCCTCGCCCGTTTCGGCGACCGGGTCACCTTCGTGCACGCGCGGTTTGCCGAGGTGGAAGAGCAGCTCGGCCGCCTCGGCGTCCGCTCGGTCGACGGGCTCGTGGCCGACATCGGCGTGAGCAGCATGCAGCTCGAGGACCCGGCCCGCGGGATGAGCTTCCGCGCCGAGGGCCCGCTCGACATGCGCATGGACGAGGCCTCGGGCGAGACCGCGCTCGAGCTGATCGAGCGGCTCGACGACGACGAGCTGGCGAACGTGATCTACCACTACGGCGAGGAGCGCCGGTCGCGCCGGGTGGCCCGCTGCATCAAGCAGGCGCTCGAGCAGGGCGAGCTGAAGACGACCCTCGATCTGCGCCGCGCCGTCGTGCGCGCCGTGGGGCCCGCGCGCGTGGGCGGCGTGGATCCGGCGACGCGGACCTTCCAGGCGTTGCGCGTCGCGGTGAACGGCGAGCTGTCCGAGCTCGAGGCGCTGATCGAGGCGGCGCCGCGCGTCATCGCGCCGGGAGGCGTCATCGCGATCATCTCGTTCCACTCGCTCGAGGACCGGATCGTCAAGCACGCGCTGCGCGGCTCGGACGTCTGGTCGCCGCTCACGAAGAAGCCGGTGGTGCCCTCGGAGGAAGAGGTCGAGGAGAACCCCCGGGCGCGCAGCGCCAAGCTGCGTGCGGCGCGTCGCGTCGAGGCGGAGGAGGCGAGCGCGTGA
- a CDS encoding UDP-N-acetylmuramoyl-L-alanyl-D-glutamate--2,6-diaminopimelate ligase has product MSPSELHLSRPAPGGRVQIGRRLGDLVREIPGAVLVRGDAERLVTGVHHDSRRVSQGDLFVARGGARTHGAQFVADAIGKGAVAVLVERGADVDTQGVARIEVPGVPCALAYASAAVYGHPTFSLEVVGVTGTNGKTTTTHLIQACVNASGGRAGIVGTLGYRFEDLDLPSTHTSPEADELARIGAAMRARGATHLVMEVSSIALAACRVEAVRFRVAAFLNLTQDHLDYHGSMEAYAEAKARLFTDLAPGAAAINVDDPFGKELVRRLAPEGGPAAATLARFSTRPEATAEEADVAPLSVRHTPAGISLRVRTPAGELSIESPLVGAHNVQNLMCAIASSYLLEIDLEAAARALSGPTRVPGRLDRCDDPAADDVVVLVDYAHTPDALVRVLESVRALGQGRIVCVFGCGGDRDPKKRPLMGEAVGRGADVAIVTNDNPRSEDPRAIADAILPGLEGGKAEVVVELDRARAIERAVLEARPGDVVLIAGKGHETYQIIGGVTLPFDDREQAQKALVLRRSRRGGT; this is encoded by the coding sequence ATGAGCCCGAGCGAGCTTCACCTCTCCCGACCCGCGCCTGGCGGACGCGTGCAGATCGGCCGCCGTCTCGGCGATCTCGTGCGCGAGATCCCTGGCGCCGTGCTCGTCCGCGGCGACGCGGAGAGGCTCGTGACGGGCGTGCACCACGACTCGCGGCGCGTCTCGCAAGGGGACCTGTTCGTCGCGCGCGGCGGCGCGCGAACGCACGGGGCGCAGTTCGTCGCCGACGCGATCGGCAAGGGCGCGGTCGCGGTGCTGGTCGAGCGCGGGGCGGACGTGGACACGCAGGGAGTCGCGCGGATCGAGGTGCCCGGCGTGCCGTGCGCGCTCGCGTACGCGTCGGCTGCGGTCTACGGGCACCCGACGTTCTCGCTCGAGGTCGTCGGCGTGACGGGGACGAACGGCAAGACGACGACGACGCACCTCATCCAGGCTTGCGTGAACGCTTCGGGCGGGCGCGCGGGGATCGTCGGCACGCTCGGCTACAGGTTCGAGGATCTCGACCTGCCCTCGACGCACACGAGCCCCGAGGCGGACGAGCTGGCGCGGATCGGCGCGGCGATGCGGGCGCGCGGGGCGACGCACCTCGTGATGGAGGTGTCGAGCATCGCGCTCGCGGCCTGTCGCGTGGAGGCGGTGCGGTTTCGCGTCGCGGCCTTTTTGAACCTCACGCAGGATCACCTCGACTACCACGGGAGCATGGAGGCCTACGCCGAGGCGAAGGCGCGGCTCTTCACCGATCTCGCCCCGGGCGCGGCGGCGATCAACGTCGACGACCCGTTCGGCAAGGAGCTGGTCAGGCGCCTCGCGCCGGAAGGCGGCCCGGCCGCGGCGACGCTCGCGCGCTTCTCGACGCGGCCCGAGGCCACGGCCGAGGAGGCGGACGTCGCGCCGCTCTCGGTCCGCCACACGCCCGCGGGGATCTCGCTTCGCGTGCGCACGCCGGCGGGCGAGCTGTCGATCGAGTCGCCGCTCGTGGGCGCGCACAACGTGCAGAACCTCATGTGCGCGATCGCGTCGAGCTACCTGCTCGAGATCGACCTCGAGGCCGCCGCGCGCGCCCTGTCGGGGCCGACGCGGGTGCCAGGCAGGCTCGATCGCTGCGACGATCCGGCGGCGGACGACGTGGTGGTGCTGGTCGACTACGCGCACACGCCCGACGCGCTCGTGCGGGTGCTCGAGAGCGTGCGCGCGCTCGGGCAAGGCCGCATCGTCTGCGTGTTCGGCTGCGGCGGCGACCGCGATCCGAAGAAGCGCCCGCTCATGGGCGAGGCCGTGGGCCGCGGCGCCGACGTCGCCATCGTGACCAACGACAACCCTCGCAGCGAGGATCCGCGCGCCATCGCCGACGCGATCTTGCCGGGCCTCGAGGGAGGCAAGGCCGAGGTCGTCGTCGAGCTCGATCGCGCCAGGGCCATCGAGCGCGCGGTGCTCGAAGCTCGCCCGGGCGACGTCGTGCTCATCGCGGGCAAGGGCCACGAGACCTACCAGATCATCGGCGGCGTCACGCTGCCCTTCGATGATCGCGAGCAGGCGCAGAAGGCGCTCGTGCTCAGGCGTTCGCGCCGGGGAGGGACCTGA
- a CDS encoding cobalamin B12-binding domain-containing protein, protein MSERKVRILVAKPGLDGHDRGAKVVARALRDAGFEVIYTGLHQTPDMIASAAVQEDVDAVGLSIMSGAHNTLFPAVLDALKARGADDIVVFGGGIIPDDDIARLRAAGVKGVFTPGTPLKSIIQWVHDNVGEQTASTA, encoded by the coding sequence ATGTCCGAACGGAAAGTCCGCATCCTCGTCGCCAAGCCTGGTCTCGATGGCCACGATCGCGGCGCCAAGGTCGTCGCCCGCGCCCTGCGCGATGCCGGGTTCGAGGTGATCTACACCGGCCTGCACCAGACCCCCGACATGATCGCGAGCGCCGCCGTCCAGGAAGACGTCGACGCCGTCGGCCTGTCCATCATGTCCGGCGCCCACAACACGCTCTTTCCGGCCGTGCTCGACGCCCTCAAGGCCCGCGGGGCCGACGATATCGTGGTCTTCGGCGGCGGCATCATCCCCGACGACGACATCGCGCGGCTGCGCGCCGCCGGCGTGAAGGGCGTCTTCACCCCGGGCACCCCGCTCAAGTCGATCATTCAGTGGGTCCACGACAACGTGGGCGAGCAAACGGCGTCCACCGCCTAG